In Chelmon rostratus isolate fCheRos1 chromosome 4, fCheRos1.pri, whole genome shotgun sequence, a genomic segment contains:
- the zgc:113223 gene encoding tetraspanin-33 — MRGYRTIKYTLFIFCYFFWVVSAVLTAVGIYAKIAKEKDVVDTLTLDPALLLIIVGSVMFLITFLGCFGALRNATCLLKMFLGILATVLLLQIAAGVVGYLFTDLVMERTGKLMMKAIVLYREDQDLENAIDFIQKKFQCCGVDSYKDWSSNVYFECSDTNPSLEACGVPFSCCVHLQNQTVLNTMCGYGMQQLEERSAGQDVFTVGCLEQIIRWAKNNLLLVAGLTAGLLLLEVCMISLAAVQISRIKKVQQQQKENPLRGISERKDSFWYPAFADFDDQ; from the exons GCCGTCCTCACAGCGGTGGGGATCTACGCCAAGATCGCCAAGGAGAAAG ATGTGGTTGACACCCTGACATTGGATCCGGCTCTGCTGTTGATTATCGTTGGCTCGGTGATGTTTCTCATCACGTTCCTCGGATGTTTCGGGGCGCTGCGTAACGCCACCTGCCTGCTGAAGATG TTTCTGGGGATTCTGGCAACCGTCCTCCTCCTACAGATCGCTGCTGGAGTCGTGGGATACCTCTTCACTGACTTG GTGATGGAGAGGACGGGCAAGCTGATGATGAAGGCCATTGTCCTCTACAGGGAGGATCAGGACTTGGAGAACGCCATTGACTTCATCCagaagaag tttcagtgctgtggagTTGACAGCTATAAGGACTGGTCCAGCAACGTCTACTTTGAGTGTTCGGACACCAACCCCAGTCTGGAGGCCTGCGGAGTTCCCTTCTCCTGCTGTGTTCACCTACAGAACCAG ACGGTGCTCAACACCATGTGTGGTTATGGGATGCAGCAGCTTGAGGAGCGTTCGGCCGGTCAGGACGTCTTCACCGTCGGCTGCCTGGAGCAGATCATCCGGTGGGCCaaaaacaacctgctgctggtggccGGTCTGACCGccggcctgctgctgctggag GTCTGCATGATCAGCCTGGCTGCTGTTCAAATCTCCAGGATAAAGAAAgtccaacaacaacagaaagaaaatccACTGAGGGGCATTTCAGAGAGGAAGGACAGCTTCTGGTATCCTGCTTTTGCAGACTTCGATGATCAGTGA